In Rhizobium sp. ZPR4, a genomic segment contains:
- the gltX gene encoding glutamate--tRNA ligase — protein sequence MTTSGVRVRIAPSPTGEPHVGTAYIALFNYLFAKKHGGEFILRIEDTDATRSTPEFETKVLDALKWCGLKWSEGPDIGGPYGPYRQSDRKDMYKPYVEQIVTAGHGFRCFCTPERLEKMREAQRAAGLPPKYDGHCLNLSAEEVTSRVAAGEPHVVRMKIPTEGSCKFHDGVYGDVEIPWDAVDMQVLLKADGMPTYHMANVVDDHLMKITHVARGEEWLASVPKHILIYQYLGWEPPVFMHLSLMRNADKSKLSKRKNPTSISYYTALGYIPEALMNFLGLFFIQIAEGEELLSMDELAAKFDPENLSKAGAIFDIQKLDWLNGRWIREKLSEEEFQHRVLTWAMENSRLQEGLKLSQSRITKLGELPDLTGFLFKSDLNLDPSAFARIKSTPEELLEILNTVQPDLEKILEWNVETIEAELRAIADRMGKKLKVIVAPLFVAVSGSSRSLPLFDSMAILGRSVVRQRLKLAAQTVATLVGPKN from the coding sequence ATGACCACTTCAGGCGTTCGCGTCCGCATCGCACCCTCCCCCACCGGCGAGCCGCATGTCGGCACTGCTTACATCGCGCTGTTCAACTATCTCTTCGCCAAGAAACACGGCGGCGAGTTCATCCTGCGCATCGAGGATACCGACGCGACCCGCTCCACTCCGGAATTCGAGACGAAGGTTCTCGACGCTCTGAAATGGTGCGGCCTGAAATGGTCCGAAGGTCCGGATATCGGCGGCCCCTACGGCCCCTATCGCCAGAGCGACCGCAAGGACATGTACAAGCCCTACGTCGAGCAGATCGTCACGGCTGGTCACGGCTTCCGCTGCTTCTGCACGCCGGAGCGCCTGGAAAAGATGCGCGAGGCGCAGCGTGCCGCCGGCCTGCCGCCGAAGTATGACGGCCACTGTCTGAACCTGTCGGCCGAGGAAGTGACCTCGCGCGTTGCCGCCGGCGAGCCGCATGTCGTGCGCATGAAGATCCCGACCGAAGGCTCGTGCAAATTCCATGACGGCGTTTACGGCGATGTCGAAATCCCGTGGGACGCCGTCGACATGCAGGTTCTGCTCAAGGCCGATGGCATGCCGACCTATCACATGGCAAACGTCGTTGACGATCATCTGATGAAGATCACCCATGTCGCGCGCGGCGAAGAGTGGCTTGCCTCGGTGCCGAAGCATATCCTGATCTATCAGTATCTCGGCTGGGAACCGCCTGTTTTCATGCACCTGTCGCTGATGCGCAATGCCGACAAGTCGAAACTGTCGAAGCGCAAGAACCCGACATCGATCTCCTATTATACGGCACTCGGCTATATCCCCGAGGCGCTGATGAACTTCCTCGGCCTGTTCTTCATCCAGATCGCCGAAGGCGAAGAACTTTTGAGCATGGACGAGCTCGCCGCAAAGTTCGACCCGGAAAACCTCTCCAAGGCCGGCGCGATCTTCGATATCCAGAAGCTGGACTGGCTGAACGGCCGCTGGATCCGCGAAAAGCTCTCGGAAGAAGAATTCCAGCACCGCGTTCTGACTTGGGCAATGGAAAACAGCCGCCTGCAGGAAGGCCTGAAGCTGTCGCAGTCGCGTATCACCAAACTTGGTGAACTGCCAGATCTCACCGGCTTCCTGTTCAAGTCCGACCTCAATCTCGATCCCTCGGCTTTCGCCAGGATCAAGTCGACGCCTGAGGAACTGCTTGAGATCCTGAACACGGTACAGCCCGATCTCGAAAAGATCCTCGAATGGAATGTCGAGACGATCGAAGCCGAGCTGCGCGCCATCGCCGACCGCATGGGCAAGAAGCTGAAGGTCATCGTTGCCCCGCTTTTCGTCGCCGTATCGGGCTCCTCGCGCTCCCTGCCGCTTTTCGATAGCATGGCGATCCTCGGCCGCTCGGTCGTGCGCCAGCGGCTGAAACTGGCGGCCCAGACCGTTGCGACCCTCGTCGGCCCGAAGAATTGA
- a CDS encoding 3'-5' exonuclease: MKTAIIFDCEFLCLEGSQRRLWCAAHDPDPVVAQIGAVRLGLEGDFAILDSYKAYVRPIDRFGDQYKLDPFFTTLTGITEESIRSEGVSLQDALTGLDRFSDGARLWSWGKDELNMMAISCYVAGIQPPIPAHRFDNAVKLLLAAGMPVEDLAKTPSNELSLYYGVQHPPLKGHDALDDALSISYTLQHLMLAGNLRPEVFDLART; the protein is encoded by the coding sequence ATGAAGACCGCAATCATATTCGACTGCGAATTCCTTTGTCTCGAAGGATCGCAGCGCCGCCTCTGGTGTGCCGCCCATGATCCCGATCCGGTCGTCGCGCAAATCGGGGCCGTCAGGCTCGGCCTCGAAGGTGATTTCGCGATCCTGGACAGCTACAAGGCCTATGTTCGCCCGATCGACAGGTTCGGCGATCAATATAAGCTCGACCCATTCTTCACCACCCTCACCGGCATCACCGAGGAAAGCATAAGATCTGAGGGTGTTTCCTTGCAGGATGCGCTCACCGGGCTGGATCGTTTTTCGGATGGTGCCCGCCTCTGGTCGTGGGGCAAGGACGAGCTAAACATGATGGCGATCAGCTGCTATGTCGCCGGTATCCAGCCCCCAATTCCGGCGCACCGCTTCGACAATGCCGTCAAGCTTCTGCTGGCAGCGGGAATGCCTGTCGAGGATCTGGCGAAGACGCCAAGCAACGAGCTTTCCCTCTACTATGGCGTGCAGCATCCACCCCTTAAGGGCCATGATGCGCTCGATGATGCCCTTTCCATTTCCTACACGCTGCAACACCTCATGCTGGCTGGAAATCTGCGGCCAGAGGTTTTCGATCTCGCCCGCACATAA
- a CDS encoding TerC family protein: MDIMGLIQDPGAWVALITLVVMEVVLGIDNLIFISILTNKLPPEHRDRARKIGIGLALVMRLALLGTVAWIVQLTQPVFELFGQGFSWKDMILIGGGLFLVWKATKEIHHNVDPQEQGEDFIAKSTTSTFASAIGQILLLDLVFSIDSIITAVGMTPHLPIMFVAVIAAVTVMLVAANPLANFIEKNPSIVMLALAFLLMIGTTLIAEGMGVHVPKGYIYAAMAFSALVEVLNMMARNRRKKASGGH; the protein is encoded by the coding sequence ATGGATATTATGGGGCTGATACAGGACCCGGGCGCGTGGGTGGCGCTCATCACGCTTGTCGTCATGGAGGTGGTCCTCGGCATCGACAACCTCATCTTTATCTCGATCCTCACCAACAAGCTGCCGCCGGAACATCGCGACAGGGCTCGCAAGATCGGCATCGGTCTCGCCCTCGTCATGCGTCTTGCCTTGCTCGGCACCGTCGCCTGGATCGTGCAGCTCACCCAACCCGTCTTCGAACTTTTCGGCCAGGGCTTCTCCTGGAAGGACATGATCCTGATCGGCGGCGGCCTCTTCCTCGTCTGGAAGGCGACGAAGGAAATCCATCACAATGTCGATCCACAGGAACAGGGCGAGGATTTCATCGCCAAGTCGACGACCTCTACGTTCGCCTCGGCCATCGGCCAGATCCTGCTGCTCGATCTGGTCTTCTCGATCGACAGCATCATCACCGCCGTCGGCATGACGCCGCACCTGCCGATCATGTTCGTCGCGGTCATCGCTGCGGTCACGGTCATGCTGGTCGCAGCAAACCCGCTCGCCAATTTCATCGAGAAGAACCCGAGCATCGTCATGCTGGCGCTGGCCTTCCTGCTGATGATCGGCACGACGCTGATCGCCGAAGGCATGGGCGTGCATGTTCCCAAGGGCTATATCTACGCCGCCATGGCCTTCTCCGCCCTCGTCGAAGTGCTCAACATGATGGCGCGCAACCGTCGGAAAAAGGCATCCGGCGGCCATTGA
- a CDS encoding AraC family transcriptional regulator — MSAIGRAIWFIESHFSSDISLEEIAETAGLSRYHLSRVFGMTTGHSISSYIRSRRLSGAALALTDGSSSILQVALDAGYGSHEAFTRAFREQFGMTPESLRKQGHVRNLALQEPIRMDDTRLPKLDAPRFETHPAMLLAGLAETYAYEATQAIPSLWQKFNQHFGHIPGQIGNVAYGVCTQADEGSEGFRYMSSTEVSAADDLPEGFVMTKLPQQRYAIFTHRGHISGISATVHQIFGEWLPQSGQHHAGTPDMMERYDDRFDPRTGMGVTEIWIPLKA; from the coding sequence ATGAGCGCGATCGGACGAGCGATATGGTTTATCGAAAGCCATTTTTCATCCGACATCTCGCTCGAAGAGATCGCCGAAACAGCCGGGCTATCGCGCTACCACCTGTCGCGCGTCTTCGGCATGACGACAGGCCATTCGATCAGCAGCTATATCCGCAGCCGTCGCCTCAGCGGGGCGGCTCTCGCACTGACCGACGGCTCCTCCTCCATTCTCCAGGTTGCCCTCGATGCCGGCTACGGCTCGCACGAGGCCTTCACCCGTGCATTCCGCGAGCAGTTCGGCATGACGCCGGAAAGCCTGCGCAAGCAAGGGCACGTTCGCAACCTCGCTCTACAGGAGCCGATCAGAATGGACGACACCCGCCTTCCCAAGCTCGACGCACCGCGTTTCGAGACCCACCCCGCAATGCTGCTTGCCGGCCTTGCGGAAACCTATGCCTATGAAGCGACACAGGCGATCCCCTCGCTCTGGCAGAAATTCAATCAGCATTTCGGCCATATTCCCGGCCAGATCGGGAATGTCGCCTATGGCGTCTGCACCCAGGCCGACGAAGGCAGCGAAGGCTTCCGCTATATGTCATCAACCGAAGTCTCCGCCGCAGACGACCTGCCCGAAGGGTTCGTGATGACGAAACTGCCGCAGCAGCGCTATGCGATCTTCACGCATCGTGGTCATATCTCCGGCATCTCCGCCACAGTGCATCAGATCTTCGGCGAATGGCTGCCGCAATCCGGGCAGCATCATGCCGGCACCCCCGACATGATGGAACGCTATGACGACCGTTTCGATCCGCGCACCGGCATGGGCGTGACCGAAATCTGGATACCCCTGAAAGCCTGA
- a CDS encoding TetR/AcrR family transcriptional regulator: MKHESQNAAVLNAPAPGSGGRWAAGEDPVKRQQILEGAKRVFMKMGFDAASMNDVTREAGVSKGTLYVYFANKEDLFAAIVNSERAHFVEIVRAALADDADIASSLLEFGKVFATHITSDKTISAMRTVIGVRERMPSLCQRFFTGPDNLRTVLRGFLERKAEAGSVEIQDFDLAARQFLEMASGGYFKLRLFGDMDAPPLIEEIDYVVRGAVRVFLAAYGTDHRKRG, translated from the coding sequence ATGAAACACGAATCGCAAAATGCCGCTGTGTTGAACGCGCCCGCGCCAGGTTCCGGTGGACGTTGGGCGGCGGGCGAAGATCCGGTCAAACGCCAGCAGATTCTCGAAGGCGCTAAACGCGTCTTTATGAAAATGGGCTTCGACGCGGCGAGCATGAACGACGTCACCCGCGAAGCGGGCGTCTCCAAAGGCACTCTCTACGTCTATTTCGCCAACAAGGAAGACCTGTTCGCCGCCATCGTAAACAGCGAACGCGCGCATTTCGTCGAAATCGTGCGTGCCGCTCTTGCCGATGACGCCGACATTGCATCCAGTCTCCTTGAATTCGGCAAGGTATTTGCGACGCACATCACATCCGATAAGACCATCAGCGCCATGCGGACGGTGATCGGTGTGCGCGAACGCATGCCATCGCTCTGTCAACGCTTCTTCACCGGCCCCGACAACCTGCGCACGGTGCTGCGCGGCTTTCTGGAGCGCAAGGCCGAGGCAGGCAGCGTGGAGATACAGGATTTCGACCTGGCCGCGCGCCAATTCCTTGAGATGGCGAGTGGCGGCTATTTCAAATTGCGATTGTTCGGCGACATGGATGCCCCTCCTTTGATAGAGGAAATCGATTATGTCGTGCGCGGCGCCGTGCGCGTTTTTCTCGCGGCCTATGGTACCGATCACCGGAAGCGAGGCTGA
- a CDS encoding LysR substrate-binding domain-containing protein: MAFTLRQLQYFVAVAEQGSVTRAAQNLSISQSSVTEALKELESDLGVELFDRHPRGLSITHNGHQFLRHATKILATVSDARTSFSGKQNESGGTLNIGVTSLVAGYVLSDLLARYRRACPGVEVSAIEDNGGYLEHLLVGGELDVAVMVISNLRDRMALQAEILETSPYRLWLPMGHPLVSADIISVADISREPLIMLTIDEIEENTGKLLTALGARPHVAFRTRSVEAVRSLVATGAGVALLPDLVYRPWSLEGDRIESRDVSGSLPVVQVGMVWRKGSSLPQAARDFVGVAESMRSGRQR; encoded by the coding sequence ATGGCCTTCACCTTGAGACAGCTGCAATACTTCGTCGCCGTGGCGGAACAGGGCTCGGTGACGCGCGCTGCGCAGAACCTGTCCATCTCGCAATCCTCTGTGACCGAAGCCCTCAAGGAACTTGAAAGCGACCTTGGTGTCGAGCTGTTCGACCGCCATCCGCGCGGGCTGTCCATCACCCATAACGGCCACCAGTTCCTGCGCCACGCAACGAAGATCCTGGCAACCGTTTCCGACGCCCGCACCAGCTTTTCCGGCAAACAAAATGAGTCTGGCGGCACGCTGAATATCGGCGTGACATCGCTCGTCGCCGGCTATGTGCTATCCGATCTTCTGGCACGTTACCGCCGCGCCTGCCCCGGCGTCGAAGTCAGCGCCATAGAGGACAATGGCGGCTATCTGGAACATCTTCTGGTTGGTGGTGAGCTCGACGTCGCCGTCATGGTCATTTCCAATCTGCGCGACCGCATGGCCTTGCAGGCCGAGATTCTCGAGACCTCGCCCTATCGCCTCTGGCTACCGATGGGCCATCCGCTCGTCTCGGCCGATATCATCAGCGTCGCCGACATCAGCCGCGAACCGCTGATCATGCTGACCATCGACGAAATCGAGGAAAACACCGGCAAGCTTTTGACCGCCCTTGGCGCCCGCCCACACGTTGCCTTCCGCACGCGATCGGTGGAGGCGGTGCGCAGCCTGGTTGCGACTGGTGCCGGCGTCGCGCTGCTGCCGGATCTCGTCTATCGTCCCTGGTCGCTGGAAGGCGACCGCATCGAAAGCCGCGACGTCTCCGGCTCGCTTCCTGTGGTACAGGTCGGCATGGTCTGGCGCAAGGGATCGAGCCTGCCGCAGGCGGCCCGCGACTTCGTCGGCGTCGCCGAAAGCATGCGTTCGGGGCGGCAGCGATAG
- a CDS encoding ABC transporter substrate-binding protein, whose protein sequence is MKHLLKSCTAALACLSFATQIIAAEPLKTLGKGEGAVSIVAWAGYIERGESDKNYDWVTGFEKETGCKVSVKTAATSDEMVALMNEGGFDLVTASGDASLRLVAGKRVQPINTDLIPSWKNLDERLKNAPWHTVNGVHYGVPYLWGPNVLMYNTDAFKGQAPKSWNIVFEEMTLPDGKSNKGRVQAYDGPIYIADAALYLMAHKPELGIKDPYELNEDQYKAALELLRGQRKIVSRYWHDAMIQTDDFKNEGVVASGSWPFQVNLLQADKQKIASTFPDEGTTGWADTTMLHADSEHPNCAYMWMEHSLQAKVQGDAAAWFGAVPSVPAACKGNELLTDSGCATNGYDHFDKIRFWKTPVAKCSTQSECVPYHRWVSDYIGVIGGR, encoded by the coding sequence ATGAAGCATCTGCTGAAATCATGCACGGCCGCACTCGCATGCTTAAGTTTCGCCACGCAGATCATTGCTGCCGAGCCGTTGAAGACGCTCGGCAAGGGTGAAGGTGCCGTCAGCATTGTCGCATGGGCCGGCTATATCGAGCGCGGCGAAAGCGACAAGAATTACGATTGGGTCACGGGCTTCGAAAAGGAGACCGGCTGCAAGGTCAGCGTCAAGACCGCGGCAACATCGGACGAAATGGTCGCCCTGATGAACGAGGGCGGCTTCGATCTCGTCACCGCTTCCGGCGACGCATCGCTGCGTCTCGTGGCCGGCAAGCGCGTCCAGCCGATCAATACCGATCTGATCCCGAGCTGGAAGAACCTTGACGAACGCCTGAAGAATGCCCCTTGGCACACGGTCAACGGCGTCCACTATGGCGTGCCCTATCTCTGGGGGCCGAACGTGCTGATGTACAACACCGATGCCTTCAAGGGTCAGGCGCCGAAGAGCTGGAACATCGTTTTCGAAGAGATGACCCTGCCCGACGGCAAGTCGAACAAGGGCCGCGTGCAGGCCTATGACGGCCCGATCTATATTGCCGATGCTGCCCTCTACCTCATGGCGCACAAGCCGGAGCTGGGTATCAAGGACCCTTACGAACTCAACGAAGACCAGTACAAGGCGGCTCTGGAACTGCTGCGCGGCCAGCGCAAGATCGTCAGCCGCTACTGGCATGACGCGATGATCCAAACCGACGACTTCAAGAACGAAGGCGTCGTTGCCTCCGGCTCCTGGCCGTTCCAGGTCAACCTCCTGCAGGCCGACAAGCAGAAGATCGCCTCCACCTTCCCGGATGAGGGAACGACGGGCTGGGCCGATACCACCATGCTGCATGCCGACAGCGAGCATCCGAACTGCGCCTATATGTGGATGGAACATTCACTGCAGGCAAAGGTCCAGGGCGATGCCGCCGCCTGGTTCGGTGCCGTGCCCTCGGTTCCCGCAGCCTGCAAGGGCAATGAGCTGCTGACCGACAGCGGTTGCGCGACCAACGGCTACGACCACTTCGACAAAATCCGCTTCTGGAAGACGCCTGTCGCGAAATGCAGCACCCAGAGCGAATGTGTGCCCTATCATCGCTGGGTCTCCGACTATATCGGCGTGATCGGCGGCAGATAA
- a CDS encoding ABC transporter ATP-binding protein, with product MNAVRFQQVSRHFGQVRAVDRVDLEIAPGEFFAMLGPSGSGKTTCLRLIAGFEQPTGGHIEIFGETAEGVPPYRRNVNTVFQDYALFPHLNILDNVAYGLMVKGVGKVERLRAAEQALELVKLPGYGARRPGQLSGGQRQRVALARALVNKPKVLLLDEPLGALDLKLREQMQEELKSLQRALGITFVFVTHDQGEALSMADRVAVFNDGRIVQQGTPHDIYQRPKTRFVADFVGSSNVIAPETMSSLGGERRWASLRPEAIRLTEESGVAATVKATSFLGAATRLSVETNGTRLHVTVPAGQLAPVSGTSVRLAWLPADVHYMDDAA from the coding sequence ATGAACGCCGTTCGTTTCCAGCAGGTGTCGCGCCATTTCGGCCAGGTCCGCGCTGTGGACCGCGTCGATCTGGAAATCGCGCCCGGCGAATTCTTCGCCATGCTCGGCCCTTCCGGTTCCGGCAAGACCACCTGCCTCAGGCTGATCGCCGGCTTCGAGCAGCCCACCGGCGGCCATATCGAGATCTTCGGCGAGACTGCCGAAGGCGTCCCGCCCTATAGGCGCAACGTCAACACCGTCTTCCAGGATTACGCCCTGTTTCCGCATCTCAATATCCTCGACAACGTCGCCTATGGTCTGATGGTCAAAGGCGTCGGCAAGGTCGAGCGCCTGCGCGCCGCCGAACAGGCGCTGGAGTTGGTGAAGCTGCCGGGCTACGGCGCCCGCCGCCCCGGCCAGCTCTCCGGCGGCCAGCGCCAGCGCGTGGCGTTGGCCCGAGCGCTGGTCAACAAGCCCAAGGTGCTGCTGCTTGATGAGCCACTCGGCGCTCTCGACCTCAAACTGCGCGAGCAGATGCAGGAGGAATTGAAGAGCCTGCAGCGCGCGCTCGGCATCACCTTCGTCTTCGTCACCCACGATCAGGGCGAGGCTCTGTCCATGGCCGATCGCGTCGCCGTCTTCAACGATGGCCGCATCGTCCAGCAGGGCACACCACACGATATCTATCAGCGGCCAAAGACACGCTTCGTCGCCGACTTCGTCGGCTCCTCCAACGTCATCGCCCCGGAAACCATGTCGTCGCTTGGCGGCGAACGGCGCTGGGCAAGCCTGCGCCCCGAGGCCATCCGCCTGACCGAAGAGAGCGGCGTCGCGGCGACGGTCAAGGCAACGAGCTTCCTCGGCGCGGCCACCCGCCTCTCGGTGGAGACAAATGGCACCCGCCTGCATGTGACGGTACCCGCCGGGCAGTTAGCTCCGGTTTCAGGCACATCCGTCCGCCTCGCATGGCTGCCGGCAGATGTCCACTATATGGACGACGCCGCATGA
- a CDS encoding HlyD family secretion protein, protein MSSSHGNNVARIVSEPADAEAEARETGAPADAPAAETRGNPAPAQAAPAAPAPAAPPPPEKKRRSLVFPIIIVAALAAGGWYGYDWWTNGRFMVSTDDAYIGGDIATIQPKVTGYVAKVNVVANQQVKAGDVLATLDDGDYKLALGQAQASLDTEQLSLHTIDAQIAAGQAALAQSQAQKVALEATVRGAQITQTRAAELQSKSVGTTAALDSANIALDQAKANLVGGDAAIASAQANINLLQAQRRQAESTIKGLEAARDKAARDLSFTVLKAPYDGIVGNRSVQEGDLVSPGQKLMAIVPIRQLYIDANFKETQIQHLVPGSKVNVHVDAYSDHPIVGTVESISPASGSVFSLLPPENATGNFTKIIQRVPVRIALPQDALNTGRLRAGLSVVVDVDTRTAPDK, encoded by the coding sequence ATGTCGTCAAGTCATGGAAACAATGTAGCGCGTATCGTGAGCGAGCCCGCTGATGCAGAGGCGGAAGCTCGGGAAACCGGTGCACCTGCGGATGCTCCTGCTGCCGAAACGCGCGGCAATCCCGCTCCCGCCCAGGCTGCGCCTGCTGCTCCGGCCCCCGCGGCCCCACCGCCGCCGGAAAAGAAGCGGCGCAGCCTGGTTTTTCCGATCATCATCGTCGCAGCTCTCGCAGCCGGCGGCTGGTATGGCTATGACTGGTGGACGAACGGCCGCTTCATGGTCTCCACCGACGACGCGTATATCGGCGGCGATATCGCGACTATTCAGCCGAAGGTGACGGGCTACGTCGCCAAGGTGAACGTCGTGGCCAACCAGCAGGTCAAGGCCGGCGACGTGCTCGCAACCCTCGATGACGGCGACTATAAGCTTGCGCTGGGGCAGGCTCAGGCGTCACTCGATACCGAACAGCTCTCGCTCCATACCATCGATGCACAGATCGCTGCCGGCCAGGCGGCCCTTGCCCAGTCGCAGGCGCAGAAGGTTGCCCTGGAAGCCACGGTCCGCGGCGCCCAGATCACCCAGACGCGCGCTGCCGAACTGCAATCGAAGTCGGTCGGCACCACGGCCGCTTTGGACAGCGCCAATATCGCGCTTGATCAGGCCAAGGCCAATCTGGTCGGCGGCGACGCCGCCATCGCATCCGCACAGGCCAATATCAACCTGCTGCAGGCCCAGCGCCGCCAGGCCGAAAGCACGATCAAGGGCCTCGAAGCCGCTCGCGACAAGGCTGCCCGCGACCTGTCCTTCACCGTGCTGAAGGCACCCTATGACGGCATTGTCGGCAATCGCTCGGTGCAGGAAGGCGATCTCGTCTCTCCCGGCCAGAAACTGATGGCGATCGTGCCGATCCGCCAACTCTATATCGACGCGAACTTCAAGGAAACGCAGATCCAGCACCTGGTTCCAGGTTCCAAGGTCAATGTACACGTCGATGCCTATAGCGACCATCCGATCGTCGGCACCGTCGAGTCGATCTCGCCGGCTTCCGGCTCGGTCTTCTCGCTGCTGCCGCCGGAAAACGCGACGGGTAACTTCACCAAGATCATCCAGCGCGTGCCTGTCCGCATCGCACTGCCGCAGGATGCGCTCAATACCGGCCGTCTGCGCGCAGGCCTCAGCGTCGTCGTCGACGTCGATACCCGCACGGCGCCGGACAAGTAA
- the lysS gene encoding lysine--tRNA ligase, which produces MNDKTETATLSSDATEVRAQKLKLLREQIGDVYPAHFHRTMTNAELAAKYEGLEPDTETADVVTVAGRVYSSRNSGMFMDLHDASAKIQIFSHKDVTGEEARALLPMIDIGDIIGVTGVVRRTKRGELTINAQQITMLTKSLLPMPEKWHGLSDIELRYRKRHLDIMTNEESKLRFQQRSRIVSGIRRFMENDGFMEVETPMLHSVYGGATAEPFKTHHNTLKLDMYLRIAPELFLKRTLVSGLTDKVFEINRNFRNEGVSTRHNPEFTMMECYWAYADYEDIMDLVERLFSTLAMSIHGSTEFAFGDKQISFKGPFRRVPMPDAVKEATGIDFLAIKTDEEARAASKAAGFAVEKDATWGECLAFIFEEKVEGTLIQPAHVTHFPKDISPFAKEVPGEPRLVERFETYCNAWELGNAFSELNDPEEQRARMVEQLEQAHARGEKQKELDEEFLDAIDQGMPPAGGLGIGVDRLIMLLTNSPSIRDIILFPARRNKAD; this is translated from the coding sequence ATGAACGACAAGACCGAAACCGCCACCCTCTCCTCCGACGCAACGGAAGTTCGCGCGCAGAAGCTGAAGCTGCTGCGCGAGCAGATCGGCGACGTCTATCCGGCGCATTTCCACCGGACCATGACCAATGCCGAACTGGCCGCGAAATACGAGGGCCTGGAGCCGGATACGGAGACCGCCGACGTCGTCACCGTTGCTGGCCGCGTCTACTCCTCGCGCAATTCCGGCATGTTCATGGATCTCCACGACGCCTCGGCCAAGATCCAGATCTTCAGCCACAAGGATGTGACCGGCGAAGAGGCCCGCGCCCTGCTGCCCATGATCGACATCGGCGATATCATCGGCGTCACCGGCGTCGTTCGCCGCACCAAGCGTGGCGAACTGACCATCAACGCACAGCAGATCACCATGCTGACCAAGTCTCTGCTGCCGATGCCGGAAAAGTGGCACGGCCTGTCCGACATCGAGCTGCGCTACCGCAAGCGCCATCTCGACATCATGACCAACGAGGAATCGAAGCTCCGCTTTCAGCAGCGCAGCCGCATCGTCTCCGGTATCCGCCGCTTCATGGAAAATGACGGCTTCATGGAAGTCGAGACGCCGATGCTGCATTCGGTCTATGGCGGCGCCACCGCCGAGCCGTTCAAGACGCATCACAACACGCTGAAGCTCGACATGTACCTGCGCATCGCGCCGGAACTGTTCCTGAAGCGCACGCTGGTATCCGGTCTCACCGACAAGGTGTTCGAGATCAACCGCAACTTCCGCAACGAAGGCGTCTCCACCCGGCACAATCCCGAATTCACCATGATGGAGTGTTATTGGGCCTATGCCGACTACGAGGACATCATGGACCTCGTCGAGCGGTTGTTCTCGACGCTCGCCATGTCGATCCACGGCAGCACGGAATTCGCCTTCGGCGACAAGCAGATCTCTTTCAAGGGTCCGTTCCGCCGCGTGCCGATGCCCGACGCCGTCAAGGAAGCGACCGGCATCGATTTCCTGGCGATCAAGACCGACGAAGAAGCCCGTGCTGCCTCCAAGGCGGCCGGCTTCGCCGTCGAGAAGGATGCGACCTGGGGCGAATGCCTCGCTTTCATCTTCGAAGAGAAGGTCGAGGGCACGCTGATCCAGCCGGCGCATGTCACGCATTTCCCGAAGGACATCTCGCCCTTCGCCAAGGAAGTGCCGGGCGAGCCGCGCCTCGTCGAGCGTTTCGAGACCTATTGCAACGCCTGGGAACTCGGCAACGCCTTCTCGGAACTCAACGATCCGGAAGAGCAGCGCGCCCGCATGGTCGAGCAGCTCGAGCAGGCGCATGCGCGCGGCGAAAAGCAGAAGGAACTCGACGAGGAATTCCTCGACGCGATCGATCAGGGCATGCCGCCGGCGGGCGGTCTCGGCATCGGTGTGGACCGCCTCATCATGCTGTTGACCAATTCGCCGTCCATTCGCGACATCATCCTCTTCCCGGCACGCCGCAACAAGGCGGATTGA